The Rhodocytophaga rosea genome has a segment encoding these proteins:
- the murD gene encoding UDP-N-acetylmuramoyl-L-alanine--D-glutamate ligase, producing the protein MKVVILGGGESGVGAALLAKHKGMEVFLSDKGSLSDKYKQILVENAIPYEEGQHTESLVLEADEVIKSPGIPDKAPLIQALVQKGITIISEIEFASRYTKAKLIAITGSNGKTTTTLLTYHLLKSAGLKVGLAGNIGESFAKQVIADTFDYYVLEISSFQLDNSYEFHPHIAILLNITPDHLDRYEYTFQKYIDSKFRIARKLAKEDYFIYYKENPPIEKELAVRNIPAMLLPVSLESEVQTGAYLSNDTLVIRTGSPIRIALDELPVQGKHNAINSMAAILTCRILDIEEVAIKAGLKTFQNAPHRLEKAGEINGVTFINDSKATNVDSVFYALESMKQPVVLIAGGIDKGNDYTQIEELVNQKVKALVCLGKDNSKLLAFFRGKVPIIQETAYIREAVQMGLQLAKPGEVVLLSPACASFDLFKNYEDRGTQFKQAVSDLKNLKLQD; encoded by the coding sequence ATGAAAGTAGTAATTCTGGGTGGCGGCGAAAGTGGCGTAGGTGCTGCGTTACTGGCAAAACACAAAGGAATGGAAGTTTTTCTGTCAGACAAAGGCAGCTTATCTGATAAATACAAACAGATACTGGTAGAAAATGCAATCCCGTATGAAGAGGGTCAACATACAGAAAGCCTTGTGTTAGAAGCAGATGAAGTGATAAAAAGTCCCGGCATTCCGGATAAAGCACCGTTGATACAAGCACTGGTACAGAAAGGGATAACCATTATTTCGGAAATTGAATTTGCTTCCAGGTATACCAAAGCTAAACTGATTGCTATCACCGGAAGTAATGGCAAAACCACTACGACTTTACTCACTTATCACTTACTGAAATCTGCCGGGCTAAAAGTTGGACTAGCTGGAAATATTGGAGAGAGTTTTGCCAAACAGGTAATTGCCGATACATTTGATTATTATGTACTTGAGATCAGCAGTTTCCAGCTGGATAATTCCTATGAGTTTCATCCGCATATCGCTATTCTGCTCAATATCACCCCCGACCATTTGGACCGCTATGAATATACTTTTCAGAAATACATTGATTCTAAGTTTCGTATTGCCCGGAAATTAGCCAAAGAAGATTATTTCATCTACTACAAAGAAAATCCACCCATTGAGAAGGAATTAGCTGTCCGAAATATCCCGGCAATGCTTTTGCCTGTTTCCCTGGAAAGTGAAGTACAAACCGGAGCGTATCTTTCGAATGATACTTTAGTTATCCGTACCGGCTCGCCCATCCGGATTGCACTGGATGAATTACCTGTGCAGGGAAAACACAATGCCATTAACAGCATGGCAGCTATTCTTACCTGCCGTATTCTGGATATTGAGGAAGTTGCAATTAAAGCCGGACTGAAAACGTTTCAGAATGCACCGCATCGCCTGGAAAAAGCAGGAGAAATTAATGGGGTAACCTTCATTAATGATTCCAAAGCCACCAATGTAGATTCGGTTTTTTATGCCCTCGAAAGCATGAAACAGCCGGTGGTGCTGATTGCAGGTGGTATTGATAAAGGAAATGATTATACCCAGATTGAGGAACTGGTCAACCAAAAGGTAAAAGCACTGGTATGTCTGGGAAAAGATAATAGTAAATTGCTGGCATTTTTTAGAGGTAAAGTTCCCATCATTCAGGAAACTGCTTATATTCGGGAAGCCGTGCAAATGGGCTTACAATTGGCTAAACCTGGAGAAGTAGTACTTCTTTCACCAGCCTGTGCCAGTTTTGACCTCTTTAAGAATTACGAAGACCGGGGCACTCAGTTTAAACAAGCGGTGAGTGATTTGAAAAATTTAAAGTTGCAGGATTAA